The Longimicrobium sp. genome window below encodes:
- a CDS encoding non-ribosomal peptide synthetase — protein sequence MLNPSPAERPALPEAAAPAQAAAEYWKATLSNAPGLLELPTDHARPARQDYAGACVGVELDEALSAALAALSQRHQATLAMTLLAAWAVVLSRLSGQADVVIGLSPEGPGRGETGGPIGIIPNHLAIRVDLSGAPTVAELLERVRERVLGAQHHQGIPFHQVVELLQPARGPSHHPVFQATFAWRNTPRDGLVDGAGPESSPVQVTFDLSLALGESEGRIAGTVTYATALFEQATVERWVGYLRRILEGMVADERGSVERLELLPDAERRLVVEEWNASVAAFPTGTCVHELFEAQVQRTPEAVAVRFEDESLTYAELNARANGLAHQLRGLGVGPDARVAVCVERGPRLVIALLATLKAGGAYVPLDPAYPADRLRYMLEDSAPAALVTQSSFASTFAGVDVPVVDLDAAVEGPETNPAGAGLTPGHLAYVIYTSGSTGRPKGVMVSHRSLVNHTAWQAAAFGIGAHDTVLQRTTISFDASVWELWTPLATGARMLLLSSAAAKDPETIGRVMADGGVTVA from the coding sequence ATGCTGAACCCTTCACCCGCTGAGCGCCCGGCGCTGCCCGAGGCCGCGGCCCCGGCGCAGGCCGCGGCGGAGTACTGGAAGGCGACGCTTTCCAATGCTCCCGGGCTGTTGGAACTGCCGACGGACCATGCGCGTCCGGCGCGGCAGGACTACGCCGGCGCCTGCGTGGGGGTGGAGCTGGACGAGGCGTTGAGCGCCGCACTCGCAGCGCTTTCTCAGCGGCATCAGGCCACGCTGGCCATGACGCTCCTGGCCGCATGGGCGGTGGTGCTGAGCCGCCTTTCGGGGCAGGCGGACGTGGTCATCGGTCTGTCGCCGGAAGGCCCCGGGCGCGGGGAGACCGGCGGGCCGATCGGCATCATCCCGAATCACCTGGCGATCCGCGTCGACCTTTCCGGCGCGCCGACCGTCGCGGAACTGCTGGAACGGGTAAGGGAGCGGGTGCTCGGGGCGCAGCACCACCAGGGCATCCCCTTCCACCAGGTGGTGGAGCTGCTGCAGCCGGCGCGCGGCCCATCGCACCACCCGGTCTTCCAGGCGACGTTCGCGTGGCGGAACACGCCGCGCGACGGATTGGTGGATGGTGCGGGCCCGGAATCCTCGCCCGTACAGGTGACCTTCGATCTCTCCCTCGCGCTGGGCGAAAGCGAGGGGCGGATCGCCGGCACCGTGACGTATGCGACGGCGCTCTTCGAGCAGGCGACGGTGGAGCGCTGGGTCGGCTACCTGCGGCGGATCCTCGAAGGAATGGTAGCGGACGAGCGGGGGAGCGTGGAACGGCTGGAACTGCTTCCCGATGCCGAGCGCCGGCTGGTAGTGGAGGAGTGGAACGCCTCAGTCGCCGCGTTCCCCACCGGCACGTGCGTCCACGAGCTCTTCGAAGCCCAGGTGCAGCGGACGCCGGAGGCCGTGGCCGTGCGGTTCGAAGACGAGTCGCTCACCTATGCGGAGCTCAACGCGCGGGCCAACGGGCTGGCGCACCAGCTCCGCGGGCTGGGTGTGGGGCCGGATGCACGGGTGGCGGTCTGCGTGGAGCGCGGCCCGCGGCTGGTCATCGCCCTGCTGGCTACGCTCAAGGCGGGCGGCGCCTACGTGCCGCTCGACCCGGCGTATCCCGCCGACCGGCTGCGCTACATGCTGGAGGACAGCGCCCCAGCAGCGCTCGTCACGCAGTCGTCGTTCGCCAGCACCTTCGCGGGTGTGGACGTTCCCGTGGTCGACCTCGACGCCGCGGTGGAGGGGCCGGAGACGAATCCCGCCGGGGCGGGGCTCACCCCCGGCCACCTGGCGTACGTCATCTACACCTCCGGCTCCACGGGGCGGCCGAAGGGCGTGATGGTGTCGCACCGCAGCCTCGTCAACCATACCGCGTGGCAGGCCGCGGCGTTCGGCATCGGCGCGCATGACACGGTGCTGCAGCGCACGACGATCTCGTTCGACGCGTCGGTGTGGGAGCTGTGGACGCCGCTGGCGACCGGCGCGCGGATGCTGCTCCTCTCCTCCGCCGCGGCGAAGGACCCGGAGACCATCGGCCGGGTGATGGCGGACGGCGGGGTCACCGTCGCACA